In Paludibaculum fermentans, the genomic stretch AGCCGGTTCTCATATTCGCGGTCAATCGGTACCGTGTCCAGGTACTCCGGACAGGTTTGTATGGCCTCGCGAGTAACGGCGACGAAGACCTTGGATTCCTCCCAACTCACCCGTTCGACCCACGCCGGCGAGAGAAGCACTTTCTTCCCCGGCCACCAGTTCTTCGTGGCCACCTCGAGGTAGCGGATCGCCCAGGCTTCGTCGTCGATAAGGAAACAGTCGACGTGGCCAATCTCACCGTCCTTTGCGTCAATCTGGTAGCCGGAGACGGCCTCCGTGCTGCGCAAGTGCGAATCGGTGGACTGGGTCTTGATCCGGTCGGCAAGAGCATTTTCACGCGACATCAGAGGGGGCTGGGCCGTCGGAAAGTACGAAGGGCCCCACATATAAGGACCATCCCAATAGTAGGGATAGCCGTAGTACCCGAAGTATTCTGCTTCGTGCTGTCGCGACACGGGTTTGTGTGTGTCGATCCCCGGCGCGTTCTCCACCTGTTTGCGGGTCAGCGACACATCGATCCGCCCGGCGTTCCAGTCAGTTTGCAGGATCGAGAGTGGCGAGATGAGGACCTTTCGCCCGTCCAGCCAGTTCGTCGTGTTTACTGTCAGATAGCGGACCGCCCAGATCTGGTCATCAAAATACAACTGGTCAATCGTTCCGATCTCGCCGTCTGTGGCGCGGATCACCAGGTTCTTCAGGTGTCTGTTGCTGGTTAGCATGGACATGGCCCTCCATGGGCCGCGGACTCAACACTTTGCCGGTCAGTTGCAGGTTTCCATCGCGATGGGGCGTCGTTTCGAACCGGAGCACGGGCGCCGATGGCTCAGCGAGCGCCTGCTGCCACGGCTTCGCAGGAGTGCATGGAATTACTCACCGGGCGAGTGGTCTCCAGGATGCTTCGGGCCTTGCCGGCTTCGGCGGCCGAGCCGTTGACCATCAGCAGGTATTTGTCCGTCTTCAGCGCCATTTCGTACTCAATCACGCTGTTCTTCGGGATGCCCATGCCGACAAGGCCCGCGCCAATGGCGCTGAGTCCGCCCACGACAACCGCGCCTTCCAGCGCCCCCACAATCCAAGCCACGATCGGACCGGCCACCAGGATTGGACCAATGCCCGGAATGGCAAAGAACGCTGAACCGAACAGCAAACCCCAGAAGCCCCCCCAAAACGCTCCGGTCTTGCCCCAATACTTCATGCGGTCGCCAGTGTTGTAGTAGCCCACTACGTGCTCATCGGTGTGCGTATCCTTGCCAATGATGGACAGGGCTCGCATGTCGATGCCTGCGCGCTGGAGTTCCCTGACGCCCAGTTCTGCTCCTTCGTGCGTGCCGTAGACGGCAACCACTGCGTTTGTATCTGACATGATCACTTCTCCTCTTATGTATGGTCTAAGTGCGATAAAAGTCCGAATCGCCCAACTGCCAGGGTTGCGCTGAGGCAACCGGAAGGCTTGCAGCCACAGCGGGATGGCTTCGTGCCCGAAGCCTGCGGCTG encodes the following:
- a CDS encoding general stress protein, with product MSDTNAVVAVYGTHEGAELGVRELQRAGIDMRALSIIGKDTHTDEHVVGYYNTGDRMKYWGKTGAFWGGFWGLLFGSAFFAIPGIGPILVAGPIVAWIVGALEGAVVVGGLSAIGAGLVGMGIPKNSVIEYEMALKTDKYLLMVNGSAAEAGKARSILETTRPVSNSMHSCEAVAAGAR